DNA from Salmo trutta chromosome 14, fSalTru1.1, whole genome shotgun sequence:
aacttttgacccaagttaaacaatgtaaatgcaatgctaccaaatactaattgagtgtatgtaaacttctgacccactgggaatgtgatgaaagaaataaaagctgaaataaatcattctctccactattattctgacatttcacattcttaaaataaagtggtgatcctaactgacctaagacagggaatttttactaggattaaatgtcaggaattgtgaaagactgagtttaaatgtagttggctaaggtgtatgtaaacttccgacttcaactgtatgtgcttttACCAAGCGACAGTACCCACATTTTCTGAACAGCTCGGGACAATACGCAAACCCAGTGAACCTGATAGGAAGACATGGGCCTGGATTGTCTGAGAAATAGGCAGTGTACACATAGATTGTACAACACATTTGAGACAGTACAACACATTTGTGATACAACGGAGAGTTTGTCTGCACACAAATGTTTACACAACCGTTGTCTCAAGTGAGTTATACATCATTTGTACAACCTGAGTGTGTAGGGGGACATAGTGTTTGGTTATTGAGTACAGAACCACATTTCTGAACACTTTGTTCAGAAAACACaaagaaagacaaagaaaacATGATGGCATCTTAAGTTCTTGCTTGATTGGTTATGGTTTCCATTCAAGGTATTGTGAGTTAAATGGTAGGCAGGATGGGGCTCATATTACACATTGTTATAGCTTCAGTCTTGAGTTCTCATTTCGACACCCACAGTAATTGACATAATCAGGTGATCACAGTGACTAAAAAAGAAATGCCAGCTAACCGGTCAaccgaatcaaatcaaatcaaatgtatttatatagcccttcttacatcagctgatatctcaaagtgctgtacagaaacccagcctaaaaccccaaacagcaagcaatgcaagtgtagaagcacggtggctaggaaaaactccctagaaaggccaaaacctaggaagaaacctagagaggtaccaggctatgaggggtggccagtcctcttctggctgtgccgggtggagattataacagcacatggccaagatgttcaaatgttcataaatgaccagcatggtcaaataataataatcatagtagtacCATGTATGCATAATATGGTACACCTTGCAAACATGTGTTTTCATTGTGTTCATTGTGTTCAGTTGGGTAATACACAGTAATATCATGGGATCATGTGTTTGTGGAATGTTTGATTTTGGGATAAAGTGAAGTCCACAGGTCACAGTTGGTCTTGGATGGACCAAAGTGTTAGTAACCTAAACCACAAACACAGATGATAGTGATGATAAAACGAGGAGTCAATTATGACTGCCACTGAGGTCCTTTAGATAAGAATCCTGTCAGGTGTAGCCCATTACGGCTTGGCTGTAACAAAAACCTGCACCGACACCAGCCCTGGCAGGTGACCAGATTGCCCAATCCTGGTTTAAAGTGATGGTTAGATTTTGTGTCATCTTCATATCATTGTTCTCATGCTACATTATGCTAACGCAGACTTGCCCTTTAACACCTAAGCTTCACTCCCACCTTTGCAATTAAGATCTACAGTGTCTGTGTACATACTGTACTTTCCATttattttgctgacgtgatgGGTTACCACCCAATGGCCTGAgaacaaaatgtgaagaattggCACACCTGGCTACCCGTCCGGCTACCCATCCTTCCCGTATAAAAACCATGATGTGTTGTCTGTCAGACACAGGAGTAGGCACAGCTTGATCAGCTGTGCTATTTTACACTGAACACTGTTCATCGCTTACCTGATCTGAACGACTGGTAAGGACATTTCTATTTAACGGATTGATTGTTTTGACCTGTGTTGAATTATTGTATGTTGAATGTTCAGTGAAAAGTAAATGTTATGGTCGTAGAGGTACTTCTGAGAAATGTGATGTACTTTGAGAAAATGAGTGTTTTGATAATTGAGGTCTCACAACATCCCCAATTTGCTAGCTCAGAAAtatacaaatgtaaatatataaataaatatacattttagaattgtatatattttttatatttaaatacaagaataaataaaaaagttgATGTTTATTCGTCCCTCGCGGTGATAGCTTTGAAATATTTTGGTTATGGGGAATACGCTATACGTACACTTGACAATACATTTTAAGACATACATGAGAGTGTTGGTTGAAAAATCTTTAAATTACCTGCTCAGGTTTCATCTTTTTTGCCTACAACAATAATGTAAAGCCTCGCATGAACTTGAattgaagagtttcattccaaaatgatATTCTTTAGGTACCTTCaggtgtgtaaaatattactgttttcAGATTTTTTATTAATTGATTTTAGATGTGTATTAAAATGGGTTTTGATGCAAAATGCTATAtgttgtttagctggaatggaatgtccgtatcctgtatatttgactgtgatatgtggttgtctcacctagttaTTTTAAGATGaacgcactaactgtaagtctatCTGGATAAggacatctgctaaatgactaaaatgtcaaatgtaaatattttacatacagatctcatattactgtattgattAATTTGGTTTATATATTGACGtcacaaatgtataatttgtacagttctttattaaaCATGTAGTTATTTATcgcatttgactgtgtaaaacccagCAGTGCTACTTATTCCTCTGAGAGTGAGAAGGATATATAGTGTTTTGCaacaaacatgattatttgtctctctgaaattaaaccatcaagtgatagatttcaaacaaatacacgtctgtcatttttaaatgtatttatttcacctttatttatccaggtaggctagttgagaacaagttctcatttacaactgcgacctggccaagataaagcaaagcagttcgacacatacaacaacacagagttacacatgaaataaacaaacatagtcaataatacagtagaaaaagtctatatacagtgtgtgcaaatgaggtaggataagggaggtaaggcaataaataggccatggtgttgaagtaattacaatataccaattaaacactggagtgataaatgtgcagaagatgaatgtgcaagtagagatactggggtacaaaggagcgagataaataaataaatacagtatggggatgaggtagttggatgggctatttacagatgggctatgtacaggtgcagtgatctgtgagctgctctaacagctggtgcttaaagatagtgagggagatatgaggcttcagtgatttttgctgttcgttccagtcattggcagcagagaactggaaggaaaggcggccaaaggagaaattggctttgggggtgaccagtgagatatacctgctggagcgcgtgctacgggtgggtgctgctatggtgaccagtgagctgagataaggcggggctttacctagcaaagatttgtagatgacctggagccagtgggtttggcgacgagtatgaagcgggggccagccaatgagagcgtacaggtcgcagtggtgggtagtatatggggctttggtgacaaaacggatggccctgtgatagactgcatccaatttgttgagtagagtgttggaggctattttgtaaatgacatcgccgaagtcgaggatcggtaggatggtcagttttacgagggtatgtttgacagcatgagtgaaggatgctttgttgcgaaataggaagtcgattctagatttaattttggattggagatgcttaatgtgagtctggaaggagagtttacactctaaccagacacctagctatttggagttgtccacatattctaagtcagaaccgtccagagtagtgatgctggacaggcgggcaggtgcgggcagcgatcggttgaagagcatgcatttagttttacttgcatttaagagaagttggaggccacggaaggagagttgtatggcattgaagctcgtctggaggttagttaacacagtgcccaaagaaggaccagaagtatacagaatggtatcgtctgcgtagtggtgtatcagagaatcaccagcagcaagagcaacatcattgatgtatacagagaagagagttggcccaagaattgaaccctgaggcacccccatagagactgccagaggtccggacaacaggccctccgatttgacacgttaaactctatcagagaagaagttggtgaaccaggcgaggcagtcatttgggaaaccaaggctgttgagtctgccgataagaatgtggtgattgacagagtcgaaagccttggccagtgtaacagtatagcttccgtccctctcctcgcccctacctgggctcgaaccagggaccatctgcacacatcgacaacaaacaccctcaaagcattgttacccatcgctccacaagaGCCGCGGGCGGCCCTTGCAAAGCAAGAGGAACAActaggtctcagagcgagtgacgtcaccgattgaaacgctattagcgcgcaccccgctaactagctagccatttcatatcggttacactaggtcgatgaatacggctgaaATATAATGTCTCTTactgatggcggttatgatatcgtttaggaccttgagcgtggctgaggtgcacccatgaccagctctgaaaccagattgcatagcggagaaggtacggtgggattcgaaatggtcggtgatctgtttgttaatttggctttctaagaccttagaaaggcagggtaggatagatataggtctgtagcagtttgggtctagagtgtctccccctttgaagagggggatgattgtggcagctttccaatctttaggaatctcagacgatacgaaagaggttgaacaggttagtaataggggttgcaacaatttcggcagataattttagaagcaccatgccatgattagatgaTGAAAAAACCCATCCATCTCTTTCATaagttctttaaacaataaaagctaatttaccaacatttcagaAAATGGATATACtgtaagcaatcatttctgatgaaaaaacacaaatgtgaagaattgctgtatacagtgcattcggaaagtattcagaccccttgactttgtccacattttgttacattacagccttactttaatgacaaagcaaaacaggtttatATAAATTGTTGcaaattaatatttttttaaactggaatatcacatttacataagtattcagaccattttactcagtactttgttgaagcacctttggcagcaattacagccttgagtcttcttgggtatgatgctacaagcttggcacacctgtatttggggagtttttcccattcttctctgcagatcctcccaagctctATCAgactggatggggagcgtcactgaacagctatttacaggtctctccagagatgttcgatcgagttcaagtctgggctctggctcggccactcaaggacattcagagacttgtcctggaGCCAccttgttttggctgtgtgcttagggtccttgtcctgttggaaggtgaaccttcaccccagtctgaggtcctaagcactctggagcaggttttcattaaggatctctctgtactttgctctgttcatctttccctcgatcctgactggtccaccagtccctgccgctgaaaaacatccccacagcatgatgcttccaccacgagcttcaccgtagggatggtattggccaggtgatgagcagtgcctggtctcctccagacgtgacgcttggcattcaggccaaaaagttcaatcttggtttcatcacaccagataatcttgtttctcatggtctgagagtcctttaggtgctttttggcaaacttcaagcgggctgtcgtgtgccttttactgaggagtggcttccgcctggccactctcaatgaaggcctgattgatggtgtgctgcagagatggttgtccttctctaaggttctcccatctccacagaggaactctggggctCTGTATGAGTGACCAACAGGttattggtcacatccctgaccaaggcccttttactccgattgctcagtttggccaggcggccagctctaggaagagtcttggtggttccaaactttttttgatttaagaatgatggaggccactgtgttcttggggaccttcaatgctgcagacattttttggtacccttccccagatctgtggctcgacacaatcctgtctcggagctctttcggacaattccttcaacctcatggttgggtttttgctctgacatgactttcaactgtgagaccttatatagacaggtgtgtgcctttccaaatcatgtccagtcaattgaatttaccacaggtggactccaatcaagtgttctctatttgtctgttgccagttcgcctTGTTTGTCAAGCCAACCAGTGTTTTTGTGTCAGCTCCtgctttccccagtctctcttttctcatcctcctgggttttgacccttgcctgtcctgaccctgtacccacccacctgaccactctgcctgcccctgaccctgagactgcctgccgtcctgtacctttgccccacctctggattatagACCTCTGCCTGAGGTGACCCTGAGCTTGCCTGCCGTCCTGTTCCTTTTCcgctgttgctgtaataaacattgttacttcgacacggtctgcatctgggtcttaccttgattcctgatagtatAGCGTTTTGGAATTAAACTCTTCAATTGTGCCCTTTGTGTAGAATAGCCTTACAGCTTCTCTTTGTAGGATAATCATGTATTTTGTTATCCTATATATTTCCATACATTCTAAACAGATCATCCAGAGACAACATGAAGCTGGAGCTGCTGGTGGTGTTGGCTGTTGCAACCCTGGTTCCCAGCCTGTCTGAGGGGCTGCTGCTCTCCAAATGTGAGCTGAAGAACAAACTGGCAGAGGCTGCTGACCAATTCAATATGAATGAGAAAAATGCAGCAAAGGGTGTCGAACTGGACGACGTCTTGGCCAAAAGTGGGTTGTGAATTCTATGTAGGCCTATTGTATTTCTGTGAGTTTCGAGAGATTACTTGAAGGTGGTGTGAGATAGCAAAAAACACCAATGTCACTGAACAACGCCTCAAATTtagttaaaggggaagttcaatATTTTACAACTTAATGTTAAAGGGGTCGTCAACCTAGTAGTATATGGACCTGGAGATTTTTTCTTTAAAGAGCCACAACAAACTTCAGTGAATTTCAGCTAAAATCAATTGGAATGATAGGGGCAATTTACAAAATTCAATAACCAAATCAAGTGAAATAAACTCAATATTTGATTAAAGTTCATTAAAGGTGATTTagccattaaaaaaaacattgcacGGTTGCCCCTAGCTAGTGGTGCCTAAGGTTAGCtgaagtttgtagtggctgtttaaagagaaaaaacaacatggatttcagtttattttatagactactttcagggtgaggaaccatctaacatcaagttgtaaaatactgaacttcccctttaatgaTGGCACCCTGAGGATCATGTCGGGCTTTTGATCATGTCAAACCCTTACTTTGGTGTTcaacaacacacctccaggtactGTTGTTTTAAAACCTCCAAATATATAATCTCTCTCTATTCCCTTCCTGCTCTCACTTGGTCCAGTTATCTGCAGTTTGGACCTAAAGTCTGGCTTAAACACTAGCCTTGTGACCAACCTTGTCCTGCGCAAACCTATCCTGCATAAACCCAAAAGGCGCCCCATCAGCAGGAGACCTGTGAGAATGTTTGGGCGCAAACGTCCAGGTAGAGATGTTGAGTCAAAGGAAGATGGAGTCAATTCTGAGGGAGAAGAGGACAAGCCTAGACCTAATGGGAAGCCTGGGGGAATGAGCCCAAGATGTACAGGAAAGCCCGGTGGAATGCAACCAAAACCTACTGGgcaaacagagggagggagcccAAGATCAGGGAGGCCTGAGGGGAAGAGACTGAGACCAAGACCAGGGAGTCCCGCGAGAGGAAGGAACAAGCGTGAGGCCGAGGAGTCCACTGGTGATGAGGAAGAACATGACAAAGTTGAGGCGCAAGAAAGCAAAGCGGCTGAGGAGGAAGAGTTTGGCGGCTATGAGGACGAGGGTGATGAAGACAAGGTTGACGAGGATGAGCTGGACGAGGAGGACCTGGAAGAGTTAGAGGCGGAGCTGGACGAGCAAGAAGGAGAGGAACTGAATGAGAGAAAGGGGAACAGGAGGAAGAGACACATCCCAAAGCAGTTCAGAGGTCGCGGACACAGCCGCATGCCACCGCCATGTAAGCCGATGCGCAAGCCATTCAAGCCAATCAAGACCCTGTCCTTCAGCTTTTTTGGTCTCTTCCAGCTGAGCAATCGCCTCGCCTGCGTCTCCTCCAACACCACTCGCTCTCTCAATCTCTGTAAGACAGAGTGCAGCTGTGAGTACAAACATCTTTCCGTCCTCAACCTGTTTAGCAGAAT
Protein-coding regions in this window:
- the LOC115207125 gene encoding uncharacterized protein LOC115207125 yields the protein MKLELLVVLAVATLVPSLSEGLLLSKCELKNKLAEAADQFNMNEKNAAKGVELDDVLAKIICSLDLKSGLNTSLVTNLVLRKPILHKPKRRPISRRPVRMFGRKRPGRDVESKEDGVNSEGEEDKPRPNGKPGGMSPRCTGKPGGMQPKPTGQTEGGSPRSGRPEGKRLRPRPGSPARGRNKREAEESTGDEEEHDKVEAQESKAAEEEEFGGYEDEGDEDKVDEDELDEEDLEELEAELDEQEGEELNERKGNRRKRHIPKQFRGRGHSRMPPPCKPMRKPFKPIKTLSFSFFGLFQLSNRLACVSSNTTRSLNLCKTECSSFVDDDIRDDIACFVKSHAWMKALRFPWKCAKLQASEYFECDQPLNSTMSTLQTTTGHFPSFSELLSSAITAT